Proteins co-encoded in one Bacillus sp. FSL H8-0547 genomic window:
- a CDS encoding response regulator transcription factor gives MKKILLIDDEQLMLNLLELYLAPSGYSCVKTTDGNKAADLIANENPALVILDVMMPDKSGFDICREIRLFSDIPIIMVTARDQKADIVKGLRAGADDYLTKPFDESELLARIEAILRRTRNNSAIEFRGLKWDENKQEAVYQEKPIPFTPKEFQLAGLFLQNRNRVFDRDHLITAVWGYEADTDGRTVDSHVRHIRDKLRKTGFPVEEHLQTVWGAGYKWTDEKK, from the coding sequence ATGAAAAAAATACTTCTGATTGATGATGAACAGCTGATGCTTAATCTGCTGGAGCTTTATCTTGCACCTTCAGGCTATTCCTGCGTGAAAACCACTGACGGCAATAAAGCGGCAGATTTAATAGCAAACGAAAATCCTGCGCTGGTGATCTTGGATGTGATGATGCCGGATAAAAGCGGCTTTGACATCTGCCGGGAAATCAGGCTGTTTTCGGATATCCCGATCATTATGGTCACCGCCAGGGATCAGAAGGCTGATATTGTAAAAGGTCTCAGGGCCGGTGCAGATGACTATCTGACGAAACCCTTTGATGAATCCGAATTGCTTGCAAGAATAGAAGCCATTCTAAGAAGAACGCGAAACAACTCCGCTATTGAATTCAGGGGATTAAAGTGGGATGAAAACAAGCAGGAAGCTGTTTATCAGGAAAAACCAATCCCTTTTACCCCAAAGGAGTTCCAGCTTGCCGGCCTTTTCCTGCAAAACCGGAACAGGGTGTTTGACCGCGACCACTTGATTACAGCAGTATGGGGATATGAGGCAGATACAGATGGCAGAACGGTGGATTCACATGTGAGACATATCCGGGACAAACTTAGAAAAACAGGCTTTCCGGTTGAAGAACACCTTCAAACGGTATGGGGAGCAGGCTACAAGTGGACAGACGAAAAGAAATAG
- a CDS encoding metal-sensitive transcriptional regulator has protein sequence MVDHANEPESCHVPGSDRKSHHSETTKKNLVTRLNRIEGQIRGVKGLIDKDTYCDDVLTQIAAVQSALNSVSKILLEGHMKSCLVERIQDGDLEVIDEVLVTVKRLMK, from the coding sequence ATGGTTGATCACGCAAATGAACCTGAAAGCTGTCATGTTCCAGGATCAGACCGAAAGAGCCATCATTCGGAGACAACTAAAAAGAATTTGGTGACACGGCTGAACAGAATCGAAGGTCAGATTCGGGGAGTAAAAGGGCTGATTGATAAGGATACCTACTGTGATGATGTCCTGACACAAATAGCTGCCGTCCAATCTGCGCTGAACTCCGTCAGCAAAATCCTTCTCGAAGGCCACATGAAAAGCTGTCTGGTCGAACGCATCCAGGATGGGGACCTTGAAGTCATCGATGAAGTGCTCGTAACCGTCAAACGACTAATGAAATAA
- the copZ gene encoding copper chaperone CopZ, which translates to MENATLNVQGMSCNHCVKAVEGGVGELNGVTSVKVNLNEGTVAVEYNPEKVNLAAIKEAIDDQGYEVE; encoded by the coding sequence ATGGAAAACGCAACACTGAATGTACAGGGAATGTCCTGCAACCACTGTGTGAAAGCAGTAGAGGGCGGCGTAGGTGAACTGAACGGCGTCACATCAGTAAAAGTCAATCTTAACGAAGGAACGGTAGCTGTTGAGTACAACCCGGAAAAAGTGAACCTTGCTGCCATCAAAGAAGCTATCGATGATCAGGGGTATGAAGTAGAATAG
- a CDS encoding heavy metal translocating P-type ATPase — MSNLKETNFQITGMTCAACSNRIEKGLNKLEGVEQATVNLALEKASVTFDQGKTNSAAIQQKVEDLGYGVSLEKAEFTITGMTCAACSARIEKGLNKLEGVSKATVNLALETGSVEYSPSVITPQDMIRRVEKLGYGANVKAEKDNVDTVDRKQKEIVKQQRKFILSAILSIPLLWSMVGHFSFTSWMYVPELFMNPWFQLILATPVQFIIGGQFYIGAYKALKNKSANMDVLVALGTSAAYFYSLYLTIESIGHAGHMPELYFETSAVLITLILLGKLFEVKAKGRSSEAIKKLMGLQAKTARVIRNGTELEVPLEEVAAGDTVLIKPGEKVPVDGEIVEGNSAFDESMLTGESIPADKSPGDQVYGATINKNGFVKVKATKVGKDSALAQIIKVVEQAQTSKAPIQRLADQISGIFVPIVVGIAVLTFLIWILWVDQGNFAGALEKMIAVLVIACPCALGLATPTSIMAGSGRAAEAGILFKGGEHLETAHLVDTIVLDKTGTVTKGEPELTDVILYGERDEETVLKLIAAAENQSEHPLAQAIVAGAREKGVELAEASQFESVPGFGIKAEAGGHQVLVGTIRLMEKYGIDAQPALFEKERLEADGKTAMLAAIDGELAGLIAVADTIKKTSKAAVERLKQMGLNVIMMTGDNERTAQAIAKAAGIDHVIAEVLPEGKAEEVINLQKAGKKVAMVGDGINDAPALAAADTGMAIGTGTDIAMEAADITLMRGDLNSIADAIYMSKLTIRNIKQNLFWAFGYNTLGIPVAAAGLLAPWLAGAAMAFSSVSVVLNALRLQRAKL, encoded by the coding sequence ATGAGCAATCTCAAAGAAACCAATTTTCAAATTACGGGAATGACGTGTGCAGCCTGTTCAAACAGAATTGAAAAAGGGCTGAATAAGCTTGAGGGAGTTGAGCAGGCAACAGTGAACCTCGCTCTCGAAAAAGCTTCCGTCACGTTTGATCAGGGAAAAACGAACAGCGCAGCCATTCAACAAAAGGTAGAGGATCTGGGATACGGAGTCAGTCTTGAAAAAGCTGAATTTACTATTACCGGAATGACATGTGCCGCTTGTTCGGCAAGAATCGAAAAAGGACTGAACAAGCTCGAAGGCGTGTCAAAAGCAACGGTTAACTTAGCGCTTGAAACAGGTTCAGTTGAATACAGCCCTTCCGTTATTACCCCTCAGGATATGATTAGACGGGTTGAAAAGCTTGGGTATGGCGCGAATGTCAAAGCAGAGAAAGACAATGTAGATACAGTGGACCGCAAGCAAAAAGAGATTGTGAAGCAGCAGAGAAAATTTATATTATCGGCTATCCTTTCAATTCCCCTGCTCTGGTCAATGGTCGGTCATTTCTCCTTTACCTCATGGATGTATGTGCCGGAACTGTTTATGAATCCGTGGTTTCAGCTGATTCTCGCAACTCCGGTACAGTTCATAATTGGAGGCCAGTTTTATATTGGCGCATACAAAGCACTTAAAAATAAGAGTGCCAACATGGACGTTCTTGTAGCACTTGGAACATCGGCTGCCTATTTCTACAGTCTCTATTTAACAATAGAATCCATCGGGCACGCCGGTCATATGCCGGAACTCTATTTTGAAACAAGTGCTGTGCTGATTACCTTAATTCTGCTCGGAAAGCTGTTTGAGGTTAAAGCAAAAGGAAGATCGTCAGAAGCGATTAAAAAACTGATGGGACTTCAGGCAAAAACAGCAAGAGTGATCAGGAACGGTACCGAACTTGAGGTGCCGCTTGAAGAAGTCGCAGCAGGTGATACCGTTTTAATTAAACCGGGAGAAAAAGTGCCTGTCGATGGTGAAATCGTAGAGGGGAATTCAGCATTTGATGAATCCATGCTGACAGGTGAAAGCATTCCTGCCGATAAGTCACCGGGGGATCAAGTCTATGGAGCAACGATTAATAAAAATGGTTTCGTAAAGGTAAAGGCAACGAAAGTCGGCAAGGACTCAGCGCTTGCACAAATCATAAAAGTAGTCGAGCAGGCACAAACGTCTAAAGCGCCGATTCAGCGTCTCGCTGATCAAATATCAGGCATCTTCGTTCCAATCGTAGTCGGAATTGCCGTTCTGACGTTCCTTATCTGGATCTTATGGGTTGATCAGGGGAACTTTGCCGGAGCACTTGAAAAAATGATTGCCGTGCTGGTCATTGCATGTCCATGTGCACTGGGCCTCGCTACCCCAACCTCCATCATGGCAGGTTCCGGGCGAGCTGCAGAAGCGGGTATTCTTTTCAAAGGCGGAGAACACCTGGAGACGGCACACCTTGTCGATACGATTGTTTTAGATAAAACCGGTACTGTGACAAAAGGTGAACCGGAATTAACTGATGTGATTCTGTATGGGGAGCGCGATGAAGAAACGGTTCTGAAGCTGATTGCTGCAGCAGAAAATCAGTCTGAACATCCTCTGGCTCAGGCCATTGTCGCCGGAGCCAGAGAGAAAGGCGTCGAGCTCGCAGAAGCTAGCCAGTTTGAATCTGTACCTGGCTTTGGTATTAAAGCTGAGGCGGGCGGCCATCAAGTGCTGGTCGGAACAATCCGCCTGATGGAGAAATACGGGATCGACGCACAACCAGCTCTTTTTGAAAAGGAACGCCTTGAAGCAGATGGAAAAACGGCTATGCTTGCGGCAATTGACGGGGAACTAGCAGGGTTGATTGCAGTAGCTGATACGATCAAAAAAACATCTAAAGCAGCGGTTGAACGGTTAAAGCAGATGGGACTTAACGTCATCATGATGACGGGTGACAACGAACGGACAGCACAGGCAATCGCTAAAGCTGCGGGCATTGATCATGTTATTGCTGAAGTGCTTCCTGAAGGAAAAGCAGAAGAAGTGATAAACCTTCAGAAGGCAGGGAAAAAAGTGGCGATGGTAGGAGACGGCATTAATGATGCTCCAGCTCTCGCCGCTGCAGACACAGGCATGGCAATTGGCACAGGAACGGACATCGCCATGGAAGCTGCGGATATTACGCTGATGAGAGGCGACTTGAACAGCATTGCAGATGCCATCTACATGAGCAAGCTGACCATCCGCAACATCAAGCAGAACCTCTTCTGGGCTTTTGGATATAATACGCTCGGCATTCCAGTTGCAGCGGCCGGTCTGCTTGCACCGTGGCTTGCAGGAGCAGCCATGGCCTTCAGTTCCGTATCAGTCGTACTGAATGCCTTAAGGCTGCAGCGTGCAAAATTATAA
- a CDS encoding TrkA family potassium uptake protein, with translation MGKQFAVFGLGRFGGSLVKEFHEMGIEVLAVDKDDEKVQYYSQYATLAVQANAIDETTLKQLGVRNVDHAFVSFGDDIEGSILTSLILKEMKIPQVWAKAQNDYHHKVLDKIGVDKVIHPERDMAKRIAHYIFSEKMVDYIELSKDYSMAELVATSKIHRKTLIDLDIRSRYGCNIVGIQREEEIIVSPPAEESIKTGDILLVIGRNKDISRFEEEGM, from the coding sequence GTGGGAAAGCAGTTTGCGGTTTTTGGGCTCGGACGTTTCGGAGGAAGCCTTGTAAAGGAATTTCATGAAATGGGAATTGAAGTGCTGGCAGTTGATAAAGATGATGAAAAGGTGCAGTACTATTCTCAATATGCCACGCTGGCTGTGCAGGCAAATGCGATTGATGAAACAACATTGAAGCAGCTTGGGGTCCGGAATGTGGATCATGCCTTTGTTTCTTTCGGCGATGATATTGAGGGGAGCATCCTGACCTCACTGATTTTAAAAGAGATGAAGATTCCCCAGGTCTGGGCAAAGGCACAAAATGACTATCATCACAAAGTTTTAGACAAAATAGGAGTAGACAAAGTCATCCATCCCGAGCGTGATATGGCAAAACGCATCGCGCACTATATCTTCTCAGAGAAAATGGTTGATTACATTGAACTATCAAAAGATTATAGTATGGCTGAGCTAGTCGCTACATCCAAAATCCACAGAAAAACACTGATTGATCTTGATATTAGATCGAGATACGGCTGCAACATTGTAGGAATTCAGCGGGAGGAAGAAATCATTGTTTCCCCGCCGGCGGAAGAATCCATTAAAACCGGTGATATTCTGCTGGTAATTGGACGTAATAAGGACATATCAAGATTTGAGGAGGAGGGGATGTAG
- a CDS encoding TrkH family potassium uptake protein, which yields MIRFNPSQLLVIVFAAGISLGSALLMLPISTHEPIRWIDAFFVATSAMTVTGLSPVDPGSTFTYTGQFIIAMLIQLGGLGIMSFGVLIYMVLGRKIGIKERLMMQTALNQTSIGGVINLVKYLFLFSLIIEFIAMIFLSFRWVPEFGWEKGLFYSFFHSISAFNNAGFALWPDNLMRYVGDPLINFVLSSLFIIGGIGFTVLIDIWRKRSFKKFSLHTKLMLVGTLIINTAAMFIIFFIEYSNPETLGNLSSGSKLLASYFQAVSPRTAGFNTLDMASLEDSTLFLMIILMFVGAGSASTGGGIKLTTAIIILFATFSFLRGRETLNIAKRSLHPKYIVKALAITVASLLFVITAVFILTVSEDLTFMEIVFEVVSAFGTVGLSMSVTPKLTDLGKQVIIFIMFLGKVGPLTLLFSIAKPQKEKIKYPNEDILTG from the coding sequence ATGATTCGTTTTAATCCGTCCCAGCTTCTAGTGATTGTTTTTGCAGCGGGAATTTCCCTTGGATCTGCTTTGCTCATGCTTCCAATATCCACACATGAGCCAATCAGATGGATCGACGCTTTTTTTGTTGCAACTTCGGCTATGACAGTAACGGGGCTTTCGCCTGTTGATCCAGGTTCGACATTCACATATACGGGCCAGTTTATTATCGCCATGCTCATACAGCTTGGCGGGCTCGGTATTATGTCTTTTGGTGTTCTTATTTACATGGTTTTAGGACGTAAAATCGGCATTAAAGAACGTTTAATGATGCAAACGGCTCTGAACCAGACCTCTATAGGCGGTGTCATTAATTTAGTAAAGTACTTATTTTTATTCTCTTTAATCATCGAGTTTATTGCAATGATTTTCCTTTCATTCAGGTGGGTTCCTGAGTTTGGATGGGAAAAAGGTTTGTTTTACAGTTTCTTTCATTCCATTTCAGCTTTTAATAACGCAGGATTTGCCTTATGGCCGGATAATCTGATGAGATATGTGGGAGACCCGCTGATCAATTTTGTGCTTTCATCTCTCTTTATTATCGGAGGGATCGGATTTACCGTGCTCATCGATATATGGCGGAAAAGAAGCTTTAAAAAGTTTTCGCTTCATACGAAGCTGATGCTGGTTGGAACCCTCATTATTAATACAGCAGCTATGTTCATTATCTTCTTTATTGAGTATTCAAACCCTGAAACTCTCGGAAATCTGTCGTCAGGAAGCAAGCTCCTTGCCTCGTATTTTCAGGCTGTATCTCCAAGAACCGCCGGTTTTAATACCCTTGATATGGCAAGTCTTGAAGATTCGACTTTATTCCTTATGATCATTCTCATGTTCGTGGGAGCAGGAAGTGCGTCAACCGGAGGCGGAATTAAGCTTACAACCGCAATTATTATTCTCTTTGCCACCTTTTCTTTTTTAAGGGGGAGAGAAACACTCAATATTGCCAAACGTTCGCTTCATCCAAAATACATTGTAAAAGCCCTTGCTATTACAGTCGCAAGTCTTCTATTTGTCATTACAGCTGTCTTTATCCTGACGGTATCAGAAGACCTTACATTTATGGAAATCGTTTTTGAAGTGGTATCTGCCTTTGGTACTGTCGGTCTGTCCATGTCCGTTACGCCAAAGCTGACTGACCTTGGAAAGCAAGTCATCATCTTTATCATGTTCTTAGGAAAAGTAGGACCGCTTACGCTTTTATTCTCTATAGCAAAACCTCAAAAGGAAAAAATCAAATATCCAAATGAAGACATTTTAACAGGATGA